In Streptomyces chartreusis NRRL 3882, the following are encoded in one genomic region:
- the tsaE gene encoding tRNA (adenosine(37)-N6)-threonylcarbamoyltransferase complex ATPase subunit type 1 TsaE yields the protein MEAPAAPHNPAEPGSSVQIVVTSPEQMRELGRRLAKLLRAGDLVMLSGELGAGKTTLTRGLGEGLGVRGAVTSPTFVIARVHPSLGDGPPLVHVDAYRLSGGLDEMEDLDLDVSLPESVVVVEWGEGKVEELTEDRLQVVIHRAVGDTTDEVRQMTITGVGERWASADLSVLGA from the coding sequence ATGGAAGCACCAGCAGCACCGCACAACCCGGCTGAGCCGGGATCCTCCGTCCAGATCGTCGTCACCTCCCCCGAGCAGATGCGGGAGCTGGGCCGCCGACTCGCGAAACTGCTGCGCGCCGGTGACCTGGTGATGCTCAGCGGAGAGCTCGGAGCGGGCAAGACGACCCTGACGCGTGGGCTGGGCGAGGGACTCGGCGTGCGCGGGGCCGTCACCTCGCCGACGTTCGTGATCGCCCGGGTGCATCCCTCGCTGGGCGACGGGCCGCCGCTGGTCCATGTCGACGCCTACCGGCTCTCCGGCGGGCTGGACGAGATGGAGGACCTCGATCTCGACGTCTCGCTGCCCGAGTCCGTGGTCGTCGTGGAGTGGGGCGAGGGCAAGGTCGAGGAGCTGACCGAGGACCGGCTCCAGGTGGTGATCCACCGCGCGGTGGGCGACACGACCGACGAGGTCCGGCAGATGACGATCACCGGTGTGGGGGAACGCTGGGCTTCGGCGGACCTGAGCGTGCTCGGGGCGTAG
- a CDS encoding glycoside hydrolase family 3 N-terminal domain-containing protein has protein sequence MTTAPWRDPALPAAARVDDLLSRMTLEEKTAQLYGVWVGAATDGDGVAPHQHDMTVDYEWDELITRGLGQLTRSFGTAPVDPALGAQALARAQRRITEAGRFGIPAVAHEECLAGFTAWQATAYPVPLAWGATWDPPLVEEMARRIGDDLRSAGVHQGLAPVLDVVRDPRWGRVEETIGEDPYLVGTVGTAYVRGLESAGVIATLKHFAGYASSAGARNLAPVRAGTREFADVTLPPFEMALREGGARSVMAAYTERDGVPASADPELLTGLLREEWGFTGTVVADYFGIGFLHTLHRVAGTPAEAAHAALQAGIDVELPSLKCYGDPLVDAVRSGRVPEELVDRAARRVLLQKCELGLLDEDWTPEPAATVDLDSTGNRILARRIAEESVVLLDNPDGLLPLAPDTRIAVVGPRAADALAMLGCYSFPSHVLTHHPGVPTGIEIPTVLDALRTELPDAKVTFTQGCDVTDPDTSGFEEAVARTAEADVCVAVLGDRAGLFGRGTSGEGCDATDLALPGAQGELLDALVATGVPVVLVLLTGRPYALGRWHGRLGAVVQAFFPGEEGGPAVAGVLSGRVNPSGRLPVSVPQAPGGQPWTYLQPPLGLAGEVSNLDPTPLYAFGHGRSYTTFAWEDGTGGEEPAEIGTDGTYDVSVTVRNTGDREGAEVVQLYLHDPVASVTRPDVRLIGYQRVTAAPGEAVRVTFRFHPDLSSFTDRSGRRVVEPGALELRLAASSADVRHTARLILTGPLRVLGADRRLRCETEVTDAG, from the coding sequence ATGACCACCGCGCCCTGGCGTGACCCCGCCCTGCCCGCCGCCGCCCGCGTCGACGACCTGCTCTCCCGGATGACCCTGGAGGAGAAGACCGCCCAGCTGTACGGCGTGTGGGTGGGCGCCGCGACGGACGGCGACGGGGTCGCTCCGCACCAGCACGACATGACCGTGGACTACGAGTGGGACGAGCTGATCACCCGCGGCCTGGGCCAGCTCACGCGCTCCTTCGGCACCGCCCCCGTGGACCCGGCGCTGGGCGCGCAGGCGCTGGCCCGCGCCCAGCGCCGCATCACCGAGGCCGGCCGCTTCGGCATCCCGGCGGTCGCCCACGAGGAGTGCCTGGCCGGCTTCACCGCCTGGCAGGCCACGGCCTACCCGGTCCCGCTGGCCTGGGGCGCGACCTGGGACCCCCCGCTGGTCGAGGAGATGGCCCGGCGCATCGGCGACGACCTGCGCTCGGCCGGCGTGCACCAGGGCCTCGCGCCCGTCCTGGACGTCGTACGCGATCCGCGCTGGGGCCGCGTGGAGGAGACGATCGGCGAGGACCCGTACCTGGTCGGCACGGTCGGCACGGCCTATGTGCGGGGCCTGGAGTCGGCCGGAGTCATCGCCACGCTGAAGCACTTCGCCGGGTACGCCTCCTCGGCCGGCGCCCGCAACCTGGCGCCCGTACGGGCCGGCACCCGCGAGTTCGCGGACGTCACCCTCCCGCCCTTCGAGATGGCGCTGCGCGAGGGCGGCGCCCGTTCGGTGATGGCCGCCTACACGGAGCGGGACGGCGTCCCGGCCTCGGCGGACCCCGAGCTGCTGACCGGACTCCTGCGCGAGGAGTGGGGCTTCACCGGCACGGTCGTCGCGGACTACTTCGGCATCGGCTTCCTCCACACCCTCCACCGGGTCGCCGGCACCCCGGCCGAGGCGGCCCACGCGGCCCTTCAGGCCGGCATCGACGTGGAACTGCCGAGCCTCAAGTGCTACGGCGATCCGCTGGTGGACGCGGTCCGCTCGGGCCGGGTCCCCGAGGAGCTCGTGGACCGCGCGGCCCGCCGCGTCCTGCTCCAGAAGTGCGAACTGGGCCTGCTGGACGAGGACTGGACCCCCGAGCCGGCCGCCACGGTCGACCTCGACTCCACGGGCAACCGGATCCTGGCCCGCCGCATCGCCGAGGAGTCCGTCGTCCTGCTCGACAACCCCGACGGCCTGCTGCCGCTGGCCCCCGACACCCGGATCGCGGTGGTCGGCCCCCGGGCGGCCGACGCCCTGGCCATGCTGGGCTGCTACTCGTTCCCCTCCCATGTCCTCACCCACCACCCCGGCGTGCCCACCGGCATCGAGATCCCGACGGTCCTCGACGCCCTGCGCACCGAACTGCCCGACGCCAAGGTGACGTTCACGCAGGGCTGCGACGTGACGGACCCGGACACCTCCGGCTTCGAGGAGGCCGTCGCCCGCACCGCCGAGGCGGACGTGTGCGTGGCGGTCCTCGGCGACCGGGCGGGCCTGTTCGGCCGCGGTACCTCGGGCGAGGGCTGTGACGCGACGGACCTCGCCCTGCCGGGCGCCCAGGGCGAGCTGCTGGACGCGCTGGTCGCCACCGGCGTCCCCGTGGTGCTGGTGCTGCTGACCGGCCGTCCCTACGCGCTCGGCCGCTGGCACGGCCGCCTGGGCGCGGTCGTCCAGGCGTTCTTCCCGGGGGAGGAGGGCGGCCCGGCAGTGGCGGGAGTGCTGTCGGGCCGCGTGAACCCGTCGGGCCGTCTCCCCGTGAGCGTCCCGCAGGCCCCCGGCGGCCAGCCCTGGACGTACCTCCAGCCGCCCCTCGGCCTCGCGGGCGAGGTCAGCAACCTCGACCCGACCCCGCTGTACGCCTTCGGGCACGGCCGCTCGTACACGACGTTCGCCTGGGAGGACGGCACGGGCGGCGAGGAGCCGGCGGAGATCGGCACGGACGGGACGTACGACGTCTCGGTGACCGTCCGCAACACGGGCGACCGCGAGGGCGCGGAGGTCGTGCAGCTGTATCTGCACGACCCGGTGGCGTCGGTGACCCGCCCCGACGTGCGGCTGATCGGCTACCAGCGTGTGACGGCGGCCCCGGGCGAGGCGGTGCGGGTGACGTTCCGCTTCCACCCGGACCTGTCGTCCTTCACCGACCGCTCGGGCCGGCGCGTGGTCGAACCGGGCGCCCTGGAGCTGCGGCTGGCGGCGTCCAGCGCGGACGTACGCCACACGGCACGCCTCATCCTCACGGGCCCGCTCCGGGTGCTCGGCGCCGACCGGCGGCTGCGCTGCGAGACCGAGGTGACGGACGCGGGGTGA
- the tsaD gene encoding tRNA (adenosine(37)-N6)-threonylcarbamoyltransferase complex transferase subunit TsaD: protein MADSRDEPLVLGIETSCDETGVGIVRGTTLLADAVASSVDEHARFGGVVPEVASRAHLEAMVPTIDRALKEAGVSARDLDGIAVTAGPGLAGALLVGVSAAKAYAYALGKPLYGVNHLASHICVDQLEHGALPEPTMALLVSGGHSSLLLSSDITSDVRPMGATIDDAAGEAFDKIARVLNLGFPGGPVIDRYAREGDPDAIAFPRGLTGPRDPVYDFSFSGLKTAVARWIEAKRAAGEEVPVRDVAASFQEAVVDVLTRKAVRACKDEGVDHLMIGGGVAANSRLRALAQERCEAAGIRLRVPRPKLCTDNGAMVAALGAEMVARNRAASSWDLPADSSLPVTEPHVPGHGHGHDHVHEISKENLYS, encoded by the coding sequence ATGGCTGACTCACGCGACGAGCCTCTCGTTCTCGGCATCGAGACCTCCTGTGACGAGACCGGTGTCGGTATCGTCCGCGGCACCACCCTGCTCGCCGACGCCGTCGCCTCCAGCGTCGACGAGCACGCCCGGTTCGGCGGTGTCGTGCCCGAGGTCGCCTCCCGGGCCCATCTGGAGGCGATGGTCCCCACCATCGACCGCGCGCTGAAGGAAGCGGGAGTGAGCGCCCGCGACCTCGACGGCATCGCCGTCACCGCCGGTCCCGGCCTCGCCGGTGCCCTGCTGGTCGGCGTCTCGGCGGCGAAGGCGTACGCCTACGCGCTCGGCAAGCCCCTGTACGGCGTCAACCACCTCGCCTCGCACATCTGCGTCGACCAGCTGGAGCACGGCGCGCTGCCGGAGCCGACCATGGCGCTGCTGGTGTCCGGCGGCCACTCCTCGCTGCTGCTGTCCTCGGACATCACCTCCGACGTCCGCCCGATGGGCGCGACCATCGACGACGCGGCCGGTGAGGCCTTCGACAAGATCGCCCGTGTGCTGAACCTGGGCTTCCCGGGCGGCCCGGTCATCGACCGGTACGCACGCGAGGGCGACCCGGACGCGATCGCCTTCCCGCGCGGCCTGACCGGTCCGCGCGATCCGGTCTACGACTTCTCCTTCTCGGGGCTGAAGACGGCCGTGGCCCGCTGGATCGAGGCGAAGCGGGCGGCGGGGGAGGAGGTCCCGGTGCGGGACGTGGCGGCCTCCTTCCAGGAGGCGGTCGTGGACGTACTGACCCGCAAGGCCGTCCGGGCCTGCAAGGACGAGGGTGTCGACCACCTGATGATCGGCGGCGGCGTGGCCGCCAACTCCCGGCTGCGCGCCCTGGCCCAGGAGCGCTGCGAGGCGGCCGGGATCCGGCTGCGGGTGCCGCGGCCCAAGCTGTGCACGGACAACGGTGCGATGGTCGCCGCGCTCGGCGCCGAGATGGTGGCCCGCAACCGGGCCGCGTCGAGCTGGGACCTGCCGGCGGACTCCTCGCTGCCGGTCACGGAGCCGCACGTGCCGGGCCACGGGCACGGCCACGACCATGTGCACGAGATCAGCAAGGAGAACCTCTACTCGTGA
- the rimI gene encoding ribosomal protein S18-alanine N-acetyltransferase has product MRWWDIDPVLELERDLFPDDAWSRGMFWSELAHARGPEASRKYLVAEAGERIVGYAGVASSGEQADIQTIAVTREYWGTGLGGRLLAELLRAATAFECAEVMLECRVDNVRAQKLYERFGFEAIGFRRGYYQPGNVDALVMRLTTKPDSGSAAGSTSVQGTQING; this is encoded by the coding sequence ATGCGCTGGTGGGACATCGACCCCGTGCTGGAGCTGGAGCGGGACCTGTTCCCCGACGACGCCTGGTCGCGGGGCATGTTCTGGTCCGAGCTGGCCCACGCGCGCGGGCCGGAGGCGAGCCGGAAGTACCTCGTGGCGGAGGCGGGGGAGCGGATCGTCGGGTACGCCGGTGTCGCCTCCTCCGGCGAGCAGGCCGACATCCAGACCATCGCCGTCACCCGGGAGTACTGGGGGACGGGGCTGGGCGGCCGTCTCCTCGCCGAACTGCTGCGGGCCGCGACCGCCTTCGAATGCGCCGAAGTGATGCTGGAGTGCCGTGTGGACAACGTCCGCGCGCAGAAGCTGTACGAGCGCTTCGGCTTCGAGGCCATCGGCTTCCGGCGCGGCTACTACCAGCCGGGGAATGTGGACGCCCTGGTGATGCGACTGACCACGAAACCCGACAGCGGCTCCGCCGCGGGTTCGACTTCCGTACAAGGAACCCAGATCAATGGCTGA
- the tsaB gene encoding tRNA (adenosine(37)-N6)-threonylcarbamoyltransferase complex dimerization subunit type 1 TsaB produces the protein MLLLALDTATPAVTVALHDGRDVIASSSQVDARRHGELLLPAIDRVLAEAGLKLDAVTGVVAGIGPGPYTGLRVGLMTAETFGLALGVPVHGVCTLDGLAYAADLEGPFVVATDARRKEVYWARYADSRTRVTDPAVDRPADIAGQVAGLPAVGAGALLYPDTFPQAHEPEHVSAAALARLAAERLAAGADLPAPRPLYLRRPDAQVPKNYKVVTPK, from the coding sequence GTGCTCTTGCTCGCTCTGGATACCGCCACACCCGCCGTCACCGTCGCGCTGCACGACGGCCGGGACGTCATCGCCTCGTCGAGTCAGGTGGACGCGCGCCGGCACGGTGAACTGCTGCTGCCCGCGATCGACCGGGTGCTCGCCGAGGCCGGTCTGAAGCTCGACGCCGTCACCGGGGTCGTCGCCGGCATCGGGCCGGGCCCGTACACCGGACTGCGCGTCGGCCTGATGACCGCCGAGACCTTCGGACTCGCGCTCGGCGTCCCCGTGCACGGCGTGTGCACACTGGACGGCCTCGCCTACGCCGCCGACCTGGAGGGCCCGTTCGTCGTGGCGACCGACGCCCGCCGCAAGGAGGTCTACTGGGCCCGCTACGCCGACTCCCGCACCCGTGTCACCGACCCGGCCGTCGACCGGCCCGCCGACATCGCCGGGCAGGTCGCGGGCCTGCCCGCGGTCGGCGCGGGCGCGCTGCTGTACCCGGACACCTTCCCCCAGGCGCACGAACCCGAGCACGTGTCCGCCGCCGCGCTCGCCCGGCTGGCCGCCGAACGGCTGGCGGCGGGCGCGGACCTCCCCGCGCCCCGGCCGCTGTACCTGCGCCGCCCCGACGCCCAGGTCCCCAAGAACTACAAGGTGGTCACCCCCAAGTGA